Proteins encoded together in one Catellatospora citrea window:
- a CDS encoding TIGR04222 domain-containing membrane protein, with translation MADTWGIPGPTFLMLFAVAAAVVLVGTLIHRSRLFAGPAQVRVDQLSPQHTAYLNGGAALAVYSSLTFLRQSGVVAADEAGRLTRTGGLPPGGTPLDAAVLHAVGNGLRTKELHTDRSVAEALAAIGEDLRRGGLTVGPDVVTRARRGPLLLLALFAVGVVRIIAGIGNDRPVTFLVLLVIPVGILGLVLFARRPRRTKAAENALLQAKRHFNHLRPASRPAWNTYGPAQTALAVGLFGTAVLWAADPGFAGETQIPERDDTSGAYGPFYSGSDTGGSSSGDSGGSSCSSGSSCGGGGGCGGGGGCGG, from the coding sequence ATGGCGGACACCTGGGGCATCCCTGGCCCCACCTTCCTGATGCTGTTCGCGGTCGCCGCGGCCGTCGTCCTGGTGGGCACGCTCATCCACCGGTCCCGCCTGTTCGCCGGCCCCGCCCAGGTCCGCGTGGACCAGCTGTCGCCGCAGCACACGGCATACCTCAACGGCGGCGCGGCGCTGGCGGTGTACTCGTCGCTGACCTTCCTGCGCCAGAGCGGCGTCGTCGCGGCCGACGAGGCCGGTCGGCTCACCCGCACCGGCGGGCTGCCGCCCGGCGGGACCCCGCTGGACGCCGCGGTGCTGCACGCGGTGGGCAACGGGCTGCGCACCAAGGAACTGCACACCGACCGCTCGGTCGCCGAGGCGCTGGCCGCCATCGGCGAGGACCTGCGGCGCGGCGGCCTGACCGTCGGCCCGGACGTGGTGACCCGGGCCCGGCGCGGCCCGCTGCTGCTGCTCGCCCTGTTCGCGGTCGGCGTGGTCCGGATCATCGCCGGGATCGGCAACGACCGCCCGGTGACCTTCCTGGTGCTGCTGGTCATTCCGGTCGGCATCCTCGGCCTCGTACTGTTCGCGCGCAGGCCGCGCCGCACCAAGGCCGCCGAGAACGCGCTGCTCCAGGCCAAGCGCCACTTCAACCACCTGCGACCCGCGTCGCGGCCCGCCTGGAACACCTACGGCCCGGCGCAGACCGCACTCGCCGTCGGCCTGTTCGGCACCGCCGTGCTGTGGGCCGCCGACCCGGGCTTCGCCGGGGAGACCCAGATCCCCGAGCGGGACGACACCAGCGGCGCGTACGGACCGTTCTACAGCGGCTCCGACACCGGCGGATCGAGCAGCGGCGACAGCGGCGGCTCGTCCTGCAGCAGCGGCTCCTCCTGCGGCGGCGGAGGTGGCTGCGGCGGCGGAGGCGGGTGCGGCGGATGA
- a CDS encoding enoyl-CoA hydratase/isomerase family protein, with protein sequence MAAAGFRISQDGPVATVTLDRPEVRNAQTPELWAGLAEAARGLAGDVRVVVVRGEGRSFSAGLDLKVVQGGEFQQLATVSPEECADRIAGFQQAFSWLRRPDLVTIAAVQGHAIGAGFQLALACDLRIAADDALFAMAEVTLGLVPDLTGTKRLVELVGYARALELCVTGRRVNAAEADRIGLVNLVVGRDELDAAAADLATAVLAAPRDAVVEIKALLAAASGRTFPEQERAEREAQTRRIRDLAGLGE encoded by the coding sequence ATGGCAGCGGCCGGCTTTCGCATCAGCCAGGACGGTCCGGTCGCGACGGTGACATTGGACCGCCCGGAGGTGCGCAACGCGCAGACGCCTGAGCTCTGGGCAGGTCTCGCGGAAGCCGCACGGGGGCTCGCCGGCGATGTGCGCGTCGTGGTCGTACGCGGGGAAGGGCGGTCCTTCTCCGCGGGCCTCGACCTGAAAGTGGTGCAGGGCGGCGAGTTCCAGCAGCTCGCCACCGTCAGCCCGGAGGAGTGCGCGGACCGGATCGCCGGTTTCCAGCAGGCCTTCTCCTGGCTCCGCCGGCCCGACCTGGTCACCATCGCCGCGGTGCAGGGCCACGCCATCGGCGCGGGCTTCCAGCTCGCCCTGGCCTGTGACCTGCGGATCGCCGCCGACGACGCCCTTTTCGCGATGGCGGAGGTGACGCTGGGGCTCGTGCCGGACCTCACCGGCACCAAGCGCCTGGTCGAGCTCGTCGGTTATGCCCGCGCACTGGAGCTGTGCGTGACGGGCCGCCGGGTCAACGCCGCCGAGGCGGACCGGATCGGCCTGGTCAACCTCGTGGTGGGTCGCGACGAGCTGGACGCGGCCGCGGCCGATCTGGCCACCGCGGTGCTGGCGGCCCCGCGCGACGCGGTCGTCGAGATCAAGGCCCTGCTGGCGGCCGCGAGCGGCCGGACCTTCCCTGAGCAGGAGCGCGCGGAGCGCGAGGCGCAGACGCGCCGCATCCGCGACCTGGCCGGCCTGGGCGAGTGA
- a CDS encoding HAD family hydrolase has protein sequence MPLLLLDLDNTLVDREGAFRMWGTRFLSEISAPPYDIDWLVDADADGLTSRWDLADAIRDRYRLRNSVIDLVEELHEGQIEATRLDPMVGAALRIAAEAGWVPVIVTNGETRQQEAKIRRTGLDRFVADWVVSQEVDCRKPNPRIFEIAAERARMRLRGAWMIGDSPEADIGGATTIGIPSVWIHRGRQWTERRFGPTRVAEGAIQAVAAVLAADPPHRMAR, from the coding sequence GTGCCTCTGTTGCTGTTGGACCTCGACAACACACTGGTCGACCGCGAGGGCGCCTTCCGGATGTGGGGTACTCGGTTCCTGTCCGAGATCAGCGCCCCGCCGTACGACATCGACTGGCTGGTGGACGCCGACGCGGACGGCCTGACCTCGCGCTGGGATCTCGCCGACGCGATCCGTGACCGGTATCGACTGCGCAATTCCGTCATCGACCTGGTCGAGGAGTTGCACGAGGGGCAGATCGAGGCCACCCGCCTGGATCCGATGGTGGGCGCCGCGCTGCGGATCGCGGCCGAGGCCGGCTGGGTCCCGGTGATAGTCACCAACGGTGAGACCCGCCAGCAGGAAGCCAAGATCCGGCGTACCGGCCTGGACCGCTTCGTGGCCGACTGGGTCGTCTCGCAGGAGGTCGACTGCCGCAAGCCCAACCCGCGCATCTTCGAGATCGCCGCGGAACGGGCCCGCATGCGGCTGCGCGGCGCGTGGATGATCGGCGACAGTCCCGAGGCCGACATCGGCGGCGCGACCACGATCGGCATCCCCAGCGTCTGGATCCACCGCGGCCGCCAGTGGACCGAGCGCCGCTTCGGCCCCACCCGCGTCGCCGAGGGCGCCATCCAGGCCGTGGCCGCCGTCCTCGCCGCCGACCCACCCCACCGCATGGCCCGCTAG
- a CDS encoding DUF692 domain-containing protein produces the protein MTPLAGRGVGIGWRPEISGFVAELPGLRFVEVIAESLPHSGEPPEALAKLLASGVAVVPHGVKLSLGGAEPVDPHRVQHLAQAARAVGAPLVSEHIAYVRAGGVEAGHLLPLPRCREAVDAVVANVARTTTALDVPLALEPIAALFEWPDDELTEAEFLTEILERTDALLLLDIANVYANALNRGEDPAELLARLPLERMAYVHVAGGRIHEGRYHDTHTDPVPGEVLELLGELCARQRPPAILLERDGHYPPAAALRAELDALSAATGYPAITGAPTR, from the coding sequence ATGACCCCGCTGGCCGGACGGGGCGTCGGCATCGGCTGGCGCCCCGAGATCTCCGGCTTCGTCGCCGAGCTGCCCGGCCTGCGTTTCGTCGAGGTCATCGCCGAATCGCTGCCGCACTCCGGCGAACCGCCCGAGGCGCTGGCGAAGCTGCTCGCCTCGGGCGTCGCCGTGGTGCCGCACGGCGTGAAGCTGTCCCTCGGCGGAGCCGAGCCGGTCGACCCGCACCGGGTGCAGCACCTGGCCCAGGCCGCCCGCGCCGTCGGCGCGCCGCTGGTCAGCGAGCACATCGCGTACGTACGGGCGGGCGGCGTCGAGGCCGGTCACCTGCTGCCGCTGCCGCGCTGCCGCGAGGCCGTCGACGCGGTGGTCGCCAACGTCGCGCGCACCACTACCGCACTCGACGTGCCGCTGGCGCTGGAGCCGATCGCGGCGCTGTTCGAGTGGCCCGACGACGAGCTGACCGAGGCCGAGTTCCTCACCGAGATCCTGGAACGCACCGACGCGCTGCTGCTGCTCGACATCGCCAACGTGTACGCCAACGCGCTCAACCGGGGCGAGGACCCGGCCGAGCTGCTGGCCCGGCTCCCGCTGGAGCGCATGGCGTACGTCCACGTCGCCGGCGGCCGGATCCACGAGGGCCGCTACCACGACACGCACACCGACCCGGTGCCCGGCGAGGTCCTGGAGCTGCTGGGCGAGCTGTGCGCCCGGCAGCGCCCACCCGCGATCCTGCTGGAGCGCGACGGCCACTACCCGCCCGCCGCGGCCCTGCGCGCCGAACTCGACGCCCTCTCCGCCGCGACCGGCTACCCCGCGATCACCGGGGCCCCGACCAGATGA
- a CDS encoding helix-turn-helix domain-containing protein, whose product MAATGTATTTEKGRRIVGTERQTLAKDLVKRYTSGESIRALAASTGRSYGFIHRVLTESGVALRQRGGARRRKKA is encoded by the coding sequence ATGGCAGCCACCGGCACAGCTACCACCACCGAGAAGGGTCGCCGGATCGTCGGGACCGAACGCCAGACGCTCGCCAAGGACCTCGTGAAGCGCTACACGTCGGGTGAGTCCATCCGCGCGCTGGCCGCGTCGACTGGCCGTTCGTACGGATTCATCCACCGCGTGCTCACCGAGTCCGGAGTCGCGCTGCGTCAGCGCGGCGGAGCCCGTCGGCGCAAGAAGGCATGA
- a CDS encoding serine protein kinase RIO has translation MREHDFPRAGRVNRRNRFDDDELTFEKSYAEEVEWDETPDKPEFGDRWSTWDLSTPTERGPSPHPDWLVTELAAVDVERGVLKTGKEADVFLLHRHVPGTDRGCLLAAKRYRSHDHRMFHRDSGYLEGRRDKESRVNRAMANRSAFGKEAIAGQWAAAEFGALARLWEIAKQLDVAPFTPYPVQILGTEVLQEFIGAPDGTAAPRLAQVRTDEAGLADLWAQLVLGLTVLARAGYAHGDLSPYNILVHEGRLVIIDLPQIVDVVANPQGKRFLARDVHNVATWFTARGLSGLDEAALTAELLAEAGMRS, from the coding sequence GTGCGAGAGCACGACTTTCCGCGCGCCGGCCGCGTCAACCGCCGGAACCGTTTCGACGACGACGAACTGACCTTCGAGAAGTCGTACGCCGAGGAAGTCGAGTGGGACGAGACCCCCGACAAGCCCGAATTCGGTGACCGCTGGTCCACCTGGGACCTGTCGACCCCCACCGAGCGCGGGCCGTCGCCCCACCCCGACTGGCTCGTCACCGAGCTGGCCGCGGTCGACGTGGAGCGCGGAGTGCTGAAGACCGGCAAGGAGGCCGACGTCTTCCTGCTGCACCGCCACGTTCCCGGCACCGACCGGGGCTGCCTGCTGGCGGCCAAGCGCTACCGCAGCCACGACCACCGCATGTTCCACCGCGACTCCGGCTACCTCGAAGGTCGCCGCGACAAGGAGTCCCGGGTCAACCGGGCCATGGCCAACCGCAGCGCGTTCGGCAAGGAGGCCATCGCCGGGCAGTGGGCGGCGGCCGAGTTCGGCGCGCTGGCGCGGCTCTGGGAGATCGCCAAGCAGCTCGACGTCGCGCCGTTCACGCCGTACCCGGTGCAGATCCTGGGCACCGAGGTGCTGCAGGAGTTCATCGGCGCGCCCGACGGCACCGCCGCGCCGCGGCTCGCGCAGGTGCGCACCGACGAGGCCGGCCTGGCCGATCTGTGGGCGCAACTGGTGCTGGGCCTGACCGTGCTGGCCCGCGCCGGGTACGCGCACGGCGACCTGTCGCCGTACAACATCCTCGTACACGAGGGGCGGCTGGTCATCATCGACCTGCCGCAGATCGTGGACGTGGTGGCCAACCCGCAGGGCAAGCGCTTCCTGGCCCGCGACGTGCACAACGTGGCGACCTGGTTCACCGCCCGCGGCCTGTCCGGATTGGACGAGGCGGCCCTGACCGCCGAACTCCTCGCCGAAGCGGGCATGCGTTCCTGA
- the ddaH gene encoding dimethylargininase, which yields MRTALVREPSSRLADGIVTHIGRSDIDLSLARAQHVAYADALASAGWEVYPAPAADDCPDSVFVEDAVVVVDDLAVLTHPGAPARRGEISGVDQAVRELGLRTAHIAAPGTLEGGDVLQVGTTVYVGRGGRTNAEGIRQLRALLAPLGRTVVPVPLGEVLHLKSAVTALPDGTFLALPHLVPTGLFPAVRPVEEEGGCHVVPLGGDRVLLAASAPRTADLLADLGYMPVVVDIGEFEKLEGCVTCLSVLVSR from the coding sequence ATGAGAACCGCCCTGGTCCGCGAGCCCAGTTCCCGGCTCGCCGACGGCATCGTCACCCACATCGGCCGCAGCGACATCGACCTGTCCCTGGCCCGCGCCCAGCACGTCGCGTACGCCGACGCGCTGGCCTCGGCCGGCTGGGAGGTCTACCCCGCCCCGGCCGCCGACGACTGCCCGGACTCGGTGTTCGTCGAGGACGCGGTGGTGGTCGTCGACGACCTCGCCGTGCTGACCCACCCCGGGGCCCCGGCCCGCCGCGGCGAGATCAGCGGCGTCGATCAGGCCGTGCGGGAACTGGGCCTGCGCACCGCGCACATCGCGGCGCCGGGCACCCTGGAGGGCGGCGACGTGCTGCAGGTCGGCACGACCGTCTACGTCGGCCGCGGCGGGCGCACCAACGCCGAGGGCATCCGGCAGCTGCGGGCGCTGCTGGCCCCGCTGGGGCGCACCGTCGTCCCGGTGCCGCTGGGCGAGGTGCTGCACCTGAAGTCCGCGGTGACCGCGCTGCCCGACGGCACCTTCCTGGCCCTGCCGCACCTGGTGCCCACCGGGCTGTTCCCCGCGGTGCGGCCGGTCGAGGAGGAGGGCGGCTGCCACGTGGTGCCGCTCGGCGGCGACCGGGTGCTGCTGGCCGCGTCCGCGCCGCGTACCGCGGACCTGCTGGCCGATCTGGGGTATATGCCGGTCGTGGTGGACATCGGCGAGTTCGAGAAGCTCGAAGGCTGCGTCACCTGCCTGAGCGTCCTGGTCTCCCGCTGA
- a CDS encoding pirin family protein — MSNVETAPVETSCGHEAVPDGPTHELLPGREVVLGGPRGMTVSRTLPHKERRMVGAWCFVDQYGPADHDMRVAPHPHTGLQTVTWLVEGEVLHRDSVGSRALVRPGQLNLMTAGHGISHSEESPVPRTEPLHGVQLWVALPDAARSVAPAFEHHPDLPVVELAGATLTVIMGELAGAVSPATAYTPLVGAEAALAAGAEITLALRGDFEYAALVLDGAAHIDGVPLTPGTLLYLGRERTSLDLAAAGPARVLLLGGEPFEEEIVMWWNFVGRSHDDVAAAREQWMAADPRFGEVVGYDGAPLPAPVLPNAQLKPRGRRR; from the coding sequence ATGAGCAACGTTGAGACCGCGCCCGTGGAGACCTCCTGCGGGCACGAGGCGGTGCCGGACGGGCCGACCCACGAGCTGCTCCCGGGCCGCGAGGTCGTGCTCGGCGGGCCGCGCGGCATGACGGTCAGCCGTACGCTGCCGCACAAGGAGCGCCGCATGGTCGGCGCGTGGTGCTTCGTCGACCAGTACGGCCCCGCCGACCACGACATGCGCGTCGCGCCCCACCCGCACACCGGCCTGCAGACCGTCACCTGGCTCGTCGAGGGCGAGGTGCTGCACCGCGACAGCGTCGGCAGCAGGGCGCTCGTCCGCCCCGGTCAGCTCAACCTGATGACCGCCGGGCACGGCATCTCGCACTCCGAGGAGTCGCCCGTCCCGCGCACCGAACCGCTGCACGGCGTGCAGTTGTGGGTCGCGCTGCCCGACGCGGCACGGTCGGTCGCCCCGGCCTTCGAGCACCACCCCGACCTGCCCGTCGTCGAGCTGGCCGGAGCCACCCTGACGGTGATCATGGGTGAGCTGGCGGGTGCGGTGTCGCCCGCGACCGCGTACACCCCGCTGGTCGGCGCGGAAGCCGCACTGGCCGCGGGCGCGGAGATCACGCTGGCGCTGCGCGGCGATTTCGAGTACGCGGCGCTGGTGCTCGACGGCGCGGCCCACATCGACGGCGTACCGCTGACCCCCGGCACCCTGCTCTACCTCGGCCGGGAGCGGACCTCGCTCGACCTGGCCGCAGCCGGACCGGCACGGGTGCTGCTGCTCGGCGGCGAGCCGTTCGAGGAGGAGATCGTGATGTGGTGGAACTTCGTCGGGCGCAGCCACGACGACGTCGCCGCCGCGCGCGAGCAGTGGATGGCCGCCGACCCGCGCTTCGGCGAGGTCGTCGGCTACGACGGCGCGCCGCTGCCGGCGCCCGTCCTGCCCAACGCCCAGCTCAAGCCCCGCGGCCGCCGCCGCTGA
- a CDS encoding ABC transporter ATP-binding protein, with translation MRSMRRGQSVENRKIGKPTAKRILSFARPYRREIAFFLVTIVVGAVIGVATPLLAGKVVSAITPKTGVMSPDAGRTVITIAVVIALLAVVSAVLSLAERFYSARIGEGLIYDLRTQVYDHVQRMPVQFFTRAQTGALVSRLNGDVLGAQRAFTSTLSGVVGNLIQLVLTVVVMLTLSWQITVLSLILLPVFILPARRVGHRLAEITKESYDLGAKMNATMTERFGVAGALLVKLFGRPETESGRFAERAGRVRDIGVQSAMYSRTFFAAMMLVAALAQALVYGLGGWYAVRGTLDAGDVVALALLLTRLYGPITALSNVRIDVMGALVSFDRVFEVLDLPPAIAEKPGAVDVPRGSSKIEFRDVMFRYPTAAEISLASLEDVATLERTATAPVLRGVSFTVEPGQMVALVGSSGAGKSTTSMLVSRMYDVTDGAVLVGDVDVRDATLQSLRDTIGVVTQDAHLFHETIAENLRYAKPDATDDELWAALAAAQIDTLVRATPDGLDTVVGERGYRFSGGEKQRIAIARLLLKAPSIVILDEATAHLDSESEAAVQQALSTALAGRTALVIAHRLSTVREADQILVLDDGRIVQRGTHEQLLASGGLYADLYRTQFATTDSPHLADTPA, from the coding sequence ATGCGGTCCATGCGCCGGGGGCAGAGCGTCGAGAACCGCAAGATCGGCAAGCCCACCGCGAAGCGGATCCTGTCCTTCGCCCGGCCGTACCGCCGGGAGATCGCGTTCTTCCTGGTCACCATCGTCGTCGGCGCGGTCATCGGGGTGGCCACGCCGCTGCTGGCGGGCAAGGTGGTCAGCGCGATCACCCCGAAGACCGGGGTCATGTCCCCGGACGCGGGCCGGACCGTCATCACCATCGCGGTGGTGATCGCATTGCTGGCCGTGGTCAGCGCCGTGCTGTCGCTGGCGGAACGGTTCTACTCGGCCCGCATCGGCGAGGGCCTCATCTACGACCTGCGCACCCAGGTGTACGACCACGTGCAGCGGATGCCGGTGCAGTTCTTCACCCGGGCGCAGACCGGCGCGCTGGTCAGCCGGCTCAACGGCGACGTGCTCGGCGCACAGCGCGCGTTCACCTCGACGCTGTCCGGCGTCGTCGGCAACCTCATCCAGCTCGTGCTGACCGTGGTCGTCATGCTCACCCTGTCGTGGCAGATCACCGTGCTGTCGCTGATCCTGCTGCCGGTGTTCATCCTGCCCGCGCGGCGGGTGGGCCACCGCCTGGCCGAGATCACCAAGGAGTCGTACGACCTCGGCGCGAAGATGAACGCCACCATGACCGAGCGGTTCGGGGTGGCCGGGGCGCTGCTGGTGAAGCTGTTCGGCCGCCCCGAGACCGAGTCCGGCCGCTTCGCCGAGCGCGCCGGGCGGGTGCGCGACATCGGCGTGCAGAGCGCGATGTACTCCCGCACATTCTTCGCGGCCATGATGCTGGTCGCGGCGCTCGCGCAGGCCCTGGTCTACGGACTGGGCGGCTGGTACGCGGTGCGGGGCACGCTCGACGCCGGCGACGTCGTCGCCCTGGCGCTGCTGCTGACCCGCCTCTACGGCCCGATCACCGCGCTGTCCAACGTGCGCATCGACGTGATGGGTGCGCTGGTCTCCTTCGACCGGGTCTTCGAGGTCCTCGACCTGCCCCCCGCGATCGCGGAGAAGCCCGGCGCGGTCGACGTGCCCCGGGGCTCCTCGAAGATCGAGTTCCGGGACGTGATGTTCCGCTACCCGACCGCCGCCGAGATCTCCCTGGCCTCCCTGGAGGACGTGGCGACGCTGGAGCGCACCGCGACCGCGCCGGTGCTGCGCGGCGTCTCGTTCACCGTGGAGCCCGGCCAGATGGTGGCGCTCGTCGGCAGCTCCGGCGCGGGCAAGTCGACCACCTCGATGCTGGTGAGCCGGATGTACGACGTCACCGACGGCGCGGTGCTGGTCGGCGACGTCGACGTACGCGACGCCACGCTGCAGTCGCTGCGCGACACCATCGGCGTGGTCACCCAGGACGCCCACCTGTTCCACGAGACCATCGCGGAGAACCTGCGCTACGCCAAGCCCGACGCCACCGACGACGAGCTGTGGGCCGCGCTGGCGGCCGCGCAGATCGACACCCTGGTCCGGGCCACCCCCGACGGGCTGGACACCGTGGTGGGCGAGCGGGGCTACCGCTTCTCCGGCGGCGAGAAACAGCGCATCGCCATCGCGCGGCTGCTCCTCAAGGCCCCCTCGATCGTCATCCTCGACGAGGCCACCGCCCACCTGGACTCCGAGAGCGAAGCCGCCGTCCAGCAGGCCCTGTCCACCGCCCTGGCCGGCCGCACCGCCCTGGTCATCGCCCACCGCCTGTCCACCGTCCGCGAAGCCGACCAGATCCTCGTCCTCGACGACGGCCGCATCGTCCAACGCGGCACCCACGAACAACTGCTCGCCTCCGGCGGCCTCTACGCCGACCTCTACCGCACCCAGTTCGCCACCACCGACTCCCCCCACCTGGCCGACACCCCAGCCTGA
- a CDS encoding TetR/AcrR family transcriptional regulator — protein sequence MPRVSQDQLDARRHEILAAARACFARYGYEGATVRRLEQATGLSRGAIFHHFRDKDSLFLAVAEDDAVEMAATVAANGLVQVMRELLAHAEDPDAAGWLGTQLEVARRLRTDPAFAKRWAQHSEAIDTATRERLQRQAGAGVLREDVPLDVLAHFLELAYDGLVKRLAMGGSADDFGPVLDLIEETVRRR from the coding sequence GTGCCCAGGGTGAGTCAGGATCAGCTCGACGCGCGCCGCCACGAGATCCTCGCCGCGGCCCGCGCCTGCTTCGCCCGCTACGGCTACGAGGGCGCCACGGTGCGCCGCCTGGAGCAGGCGACCGGGCTGTCCCGGGGCGCGATCTTCCACCACTTCCGCGACAAGGACTCGCTGTTCCTGGCCGTCGCCGAGGACGACGCGGTCGAGATGGCCGCCACCGTCGCCGCGAACGGCCTGGTGCAGGTGATGCGGGAGCTGCTGGCCCACGCCGAGGACCCCGACGCGGCCGGCTGGCTCGGCACGCAGCTGGAGGTGGCTCGGCGGTTGCGCACCGATCCGGCGTTCGCCAAGCGCTGGGCGCAGCACAGCGAGGCGATCGACACGGCGACCCGCGAGCGCCTGCAGCGCCAGGCGGGCGCGGGCGTGCTGCGCGAGGACGTGCCGCTGGACGTGCTCGCGCACTTCCTGGAGCTGGCGTACGACGGGCTGGTCAAGCGGCTGGCGATGGGCGGCTCGGCCGACGACTTCGGCCCGGTGCTGGACCTGATCGAGGAGACCGTGCGCCGCCGGTGA
- a CDS encoding DUF2637 domain-containing protein gives MDLELLTTTYVDTWVMVLVVSILTISLLIGVPLARSAGRRRGIRLANPGAYATRADKAKDTGLFLAALIPTLLVWLAVMGVSFIGLTGFANDVMGWNHWTNVLVPLSLDGISISFGAWAFVAVKRGRHPGRAYKIVLAAATVSATLNFVHGRDKWSIWAGLYLAFLSFAGMAMFHELLDQFMAGYDDEVALKTRYPRFGQRWFYAPISTFSARRAWIVHPPAEGLRPSVRNALTHLEDTREAKRQRRLYGAQLVREEQQAKLVEVHARAEVRRARSASWRSGAAPGTVPPVSHQPMPHQPVSHQNGHQPNGHHQNGHQFAPQSVYQPMPQPEALPEPPPALHEPEPVSQDLVPERDERGTILGRDLRATLESVLSAPTGREPMGHRPLSDTSEITSRGMLNHLQEPVQRMIAEAESRGEPVSVAFVREWTAREYGRTPGENWARNQIKAVRQRDSFGVDADLA, from the coding sequence GTGGACCTGGAGCTGTTGACCACGACCTACGTCGACACGTGGGTGATGGTGCTGGTGGTGTCGATCCTGACGATCTCCCTGCTGATCGGCGTGCCGCTGGCGCGGTCGGCCGGGCGGCGGCGGGGGATCCGGCTGGCCAACCCGGGGGCGTACGCCACCCGTGCGGACAAGGCCAAGGACACCGGCCTGTTCCTGGCCGCGCTGATCCCGACGCTGCTGGTCTGGCTCGCCGTGATGGGCGTGTCGTTCATCGGCCTCACCGGTTTCGCCAACGACGTCATGGGCTGGAACCACTGGACCAACGTCCTGGTGCCGCTGAGCCTCGACGGCATCAGCATCTCCTTCGGCGCGTGGGCGTTCGTCGCGGTCAAGCGCGGGCGGCACCCCGGCCGGGCATACAAGATCGTGCTCGCCGCCGCGACGGTGTCGGCGACCCTGAACTTCGTGCACGGGCGCGACAAATGGTCCATCTGGGCGGGTCTCTACCTGGCGTTCCTGTCGTTCGCGGGCATGGCGATGTTCCACGAGCTGCTCGACCAGTTCATGGCCGGCTACGACGACGAGGTGGCGCTCAAGACCCGCTACCCGCGCTTCGGCCAGCGCTGGTTCTACGCCCCGATCTCCACGTTCTCGGCCCGGCGGGCCTGGATCGTGCACCCGCCCGCCGAGGGCCTGCGGCCCAGCGTGCGCAACGCGCTGACGCACCTGGAGGACACCCGCGAGGCCAAGCGCCAGCGCCGCCTGTACGGCGCGCAGCTGGTGCGCGAGGAGCAGCAGGCCAAGCTGGTCGAGGTGCACGCCCGCGCCGAGGTGCGCCGGGCCCGCTCGGCGAGCTGGCGCTCCGGAGCCGCGCCGGGCACCGTGCCGCCGGTGTCCCACCAGCCCATGCCGCACCAGCCCGTGTCGCACCAGAACGGGCACCAGCCGAACGGGCACCACCAGAACGGGCACCAGTTCGCGCCCCAGTCCGTCTACCAGCCCATGCCGCAGCCGGAAGCCCTGCCCGAGCCGCCGCCTGCGCTCCACGAGCCGGAGCCGGTGTCCCAGGACCTGGTCCCCGAGCGCGACGAGCGGGGCACGATCCTGGGCCGGGACCTGCGGGCCACCCTGGAGTCGGTGTTGAGCGCCCCGACCGGCCGCGAGCCGATGGGCCACCGGCCGCTGTCCGACACCAGCGAGATCACCTCGCGCGGCATGCTCAACCACCTCCAGGAGCCGGTCCAGCGGATGATCGCCGAGGCGGAGTCGCGCGGCGAGCCGGTCAGCGTGGCCTTCGTCCGCGAGTGGACGGCCCGGGAGTACGGGCGCACGCCGGGCGAGAACTGGGCCCGCAACCAGATCAAGGCAGTTCGGCAGCGGGACAGCTTCGGCGTGGACGCGGATCTGGCGTGA